In the Hevea brasiliensis isolate MT/VB/25A 57/8 chromosome 8, ASM3005281v1, whole genome shotgun sequence genome, TAAGGCTGCCTTCCCATTCCCATTcgcataaatattttttttttgagaagTTTCGGTATTTCCGTTCCCAATCCCATTCCCATTCACATTTATATTTAGGTTCTCCTGTTTGAACTCTCCATAGCTTTGGCGCGCTCAAGACTTCTTGCGCAAAAATCTTCATATTGGGGCATTCTATAATGATCACTTCTTCCAAAGAAGGGAAACTGAAGGTAGAATTACCAGAGCAGAAGCTAGAGAGGCTTGGTAGATGTTGAAGTTccaaacattttagttgaccgaaGCAAATCTTCTCTTCTTCATCTTTATCTGCTTCAGTCACTATAATTTCTTGGATCAGTCCACATTCCTCTATCTTCATTTTTCTAAGTCGTTCAAGACTTCTCGCTGTTGAGGAAGATATTAGATTTACtagaccatggcaatttgatacctCCAGTGTTTTGAGATTTTGTAAAGAAACTGAGGATGGCACTAAAATTTCCAGTCTGCCACATTCCAGTACTTCTAAAGTCTCCAGATATTGAAAAACTGTGAGTAGTTTAGCGTCCATCAGATGCTTGAGCCTTGGCAGCTTAGACAGCTTTAGTTCTTTCAATTTTACAAGTCCAGCACGTGTTTCCTCGCTAAtaacctcttcatgaaaaatgatttcTTCGAAAGAAGCATCACTCAGAACAAGCTTCTCCAGATTGGgtaaaatttgaaagaaataagatggcAAAAGTGTAGAGTCATTGGAAAAACAAGTTAGCTCAATGCCTTTCAGTCCAGACAACAAATCAGCTTGAGACCACATATCCTTCATGGTGTTATATTCCACTCTCAATTCTTCTAAACTTGGGATCGCAACCTAATaaatcaaaaaaataataatcaataAAAAAGGATATAGGATGATCAATAAACAAGGATattaataaaaactgaccttcccgCCAGAAGAGGCCGCAATGGAAAAAACAAAGTCCCCATTGTGAATTCCTGCTTCATTTCCCTCAGCAATCATGCTTAGATCTTGTTCCTCACAAAATTTTGAAGCTAATAATTCCATGTTTGGACAGCCAACCATATCAATTCTTTTCAGGGATGGGCATTTCAGAAAATCCCTTGCAGAATAAAAACTTGACAAGTTAGGCAAAAACTCGAGACTTATGGACTTCATTGATGGAAACATGATCTTATCTTTCGCTATTTCCTCTTCTGCTTCTTTTGTGATGATATGTTCCACCAAACAACATCTTTTTAATTCCATATGTTGGAGATTTACAAGACCCGAAGCCATGGACAGAGTAAATATATTAGTCAAGCTGCTACAATTCTGAACTTGCAACTTCTTTAGGTTTTTAAAGCTCAAAATTCCTTGAGGATCATCGTTCCACACATGCCTCAATCTAGGCAAATCAATTAACCTCAATTCATTTAAATACTTCAATAACCCAACATCACCTTCGTCAGCATTTAGCCCTTCCAAATCAAACAGCTCTTCTACAGAATCGCATCTTTCTACAACCAGCttatttttcatttttgacaAGAACAAGTACCTTAGTAGATTTGAGGATACGGCATTTGAGAAAAAAGCACAATCGTCCACCACTAACTTTCGCAAGTGCTTCAAGTTCTTGAATGGAAATTGGCCATGCCATTTTTCTTTCAGCATAGGAAAGTTGGAGAGCTGCACTTCACATATCAATTCAAATGCAACCTACAAAATCAAAATATTGCATTATTGGAGAACACAAAACAAGCATATTTAAATAAGTACAATTAACCAAACACATTAACACTGAGTTCATTAAGAAGAGACGCAAGATTTGGTAAATACGTACATATTTCATGTAAAGCTGTTCAATGGTGGCATTGAGATTGCCTTCGCAATGCCATTTTCGATCGTCGTACCAGCCTGCCAATACACCGTGTAACTTTGGCGTGCTTGACACTCCAGCAGTGAAAATCCTCAACTTAGGGCATTTACGAACAGTTAATTGTTTTAATGATGGGAATTTGAAAGTGTAACTGCCCAAGCAGAAGCTTGTGAGGCTCTGTAAATCTTCAAGTTGTAATGTTTTCATTTTGCTGAAAACAATCTCATCTGTTGATCCAATTCCGACCCCTTGATCGCCTCCTACTATTTCGGTCAACATATTGCAAGATTCTACAGTCAATGTCTCAAGTTGTACCATACTTTTGGCTGTAGAAGATGCAACAATATTTATCAATGCGTTGCATTCACTTACTTTCAGAGCTTTTAGATTTCGGAAAGACGCAGAGGATGGtactaaaaaaatcaaatttccacAAGACTCTATCTCAAGATCCTCAAGAGACTGAAATAATGGATTATGCAGTTGGCAGTCGGATTCCCATACATTCTTCAAATCATCAAGATTTTTAAGCTTTAAAGCCCTTATCCGCGGCAATGCAGTGATATCTTCTTGGTCACCGACGAATCCTTCAAATGGAAATAGCTGCTTGAGAGAAGAATGAAGGACTACAAGATTTTGCAGATTGGGAAATCCTGGAAGTAAACTAAACAAAGGAACAAGAGATTTGTTTGGAAAGCAACGCAATCGAAGAACTTTCACTTGGGAAAAGAAGTCTGTTGGAAATTGAGATTGCAGTATGGTTATGGCAGACTTCTTGTCTAATGACAACTCTTCCAAATTGGGAAACATCTGCACATCAATAAATAAAAATTCGAAACCAAGTTGGATTaggcttttttaaaaaaattattactttGTAAATCAATAATATTATATCATGTTAATACATTTATGGATAAACATGTTAtttttctataattatttttGGAATATAAATGATGTGAAAGAGTATTATTGGCTTAGCGTATTATTAGCAGCAtgggaataattttttttattatttttaaattttattgcattatttttattataatgttgTATCGcagttattaaattaattttttttaagaaaaaaaaaaaagaaaaataagcgtCCCAACTCCAATGCCagttctcatttttttttttttaaagaattcaAGGGAAATATAGTAAATAAGTTAAATCGAAATAATTAGGGACAAGATTAGATTTCAAAAATCAATTGAaatcctttttttattttatatttgtttTTTCTTTACAATTATTATGgtgagaaatttaataaataaaaaatttaaattttttgacttaaaaaatttattttaaaagataTGGAAATcatgttaaaaataataaaattgtgtgaaaattaaattaaattttttttttacaaattatttttttttttaaaacgaaGCCTTTATCCTTTAGTAAATTCAATGGGGACATTATTGATGAAATTTAGTAGGGAGGAATTACTATAAACCCAAAAAATTACAAATTGGTGtaaaagttaaaataaaaatggaaaaagTGAAAAAAGAGTGACATGCTTAATTAAAATGTTTCTTATATATTTGCAACAATACTAATTTAATAAAATGCAGTTAAATTTATATGTGTATACTAAATTTGAATGCCATAAAATTTATCTAAAATTTATTATCGCAgactaattaaaaattaaataaatataatttttattttactttttatgggaaagatataaatttattttaattatgggagtttttattttttaataataaatctagtaagtaattaaatttttgatatatgaatttttctatattttataataatcagttttaattaaatttttttttcaaaataacctACTTTAAATCCAAATGAAAAATTAGCGTTATATACTTtttaaatgtaaaagaaaattaaataaaaataaattgaattgaattattatatttttaacttttcaaacacgctagataattatttaataaataaatatttaatttcatttatatacTTATGAAAATGTTCAATTTAGTCTATTTTTATCTTTTTGTAAAAATTAATCTAGAtgttttaatttaaactcaatttagccTAACAATTTTAAGCTTTAAAAGTTAGATTTTTTTGATTTAGAccaaaaatcaaaaagtttaatttctttatttttagactAAATTTCTTGATTAAGCTAAAAAAATCAAGAAGGTTGCTCttgattttcttaatttttagattaaattgagtttaaattaaaaattttaaataatttcaaaaaataatttaaaatgggCGACAATTAAAATCCCAATAAATACCAACGTTTGAGAAATGAATAAGCAAAACTAACCTTATGATAAAAAGGTGTTGTAAGGAGAGTATCAAACCCTTCATTGTCTAGCCTTTGCTCTCTCCTTTCATCATTGGTGTTGGGTCTATGTAACCTCAGGAGTGTGCCAAAGACATTCTTCATGCTTGGACATTCATATATGCTCAACTTTTTCAATGATAGACATTCCAAATTACTCGATCCTGAATAGAAACTTGAAAATTTAGGCAAACATTCAAGTTTTATGAATTTCAACGAAGGAAGTATCATCTTATCAGCGGAAGAAGTTGCTTCCTCTGGTCCCTCCTTTTCTATAATTTCTTCAATTGTGTTACAATTGCTTAACTTAATCTCTTCAAGTTGCTTAAGGCACAACGCTGTCGACCAAGTAAATATATGCTTCAAGCTGTTACAATTTTCAACATGGAGCAACCTTAGCTTATTGAATTCTAAAATTCCCAGAGGATCCTTATTCCATAAATGTCTCAACATTGGCATATTTGCTAAGTGCAATTTACTTAGTTGGGGAAGTAGCTTAGTGTGCCCATCATCAACAGATAGCCCTTCCAAATCAAATACTATTTCTGCTGAATCACAGTATTCTACTTGAAGGCTTTTCAACTTGTTTAAAAACTGTAGTAGATTGGCTGGTACAGGTATATCAGAAATTGCACATTGATCCACTGTAAGCGATTGTACATTGTAGAAGAGTCTCCCTTGGATTCCACCATGCCAGAGCGCAGGGAATTTAGATGCTTGAAAATATGTCATCTGATTCCACAAGACAATATTATTTACAAACATGAAATGTAAATAGGGTAAAGGGGAAAACAAATGAACTGACTTCTAATAAACATACAAAAATGTTATGCAAGGAGTAACATTTATCTGCAGGAAAAAAAGTAGAAGAACAAATTCGCATATTCGTACCGATAGGCTAGATTCTATGGTTGCATTAAGGTTTCCCTCCCAGTGCTGTTGATTTTGCAGTCGTATTCCTCGTAGCTTTGGTGTGTTTAGAACTCCAAAAGAGAAAATCTTCATATGTAAGCATTGATCAACTGTAACATTTTCTAAAGATGGGAAATTGAAGGCGTGATTCCCTGAGCAAAAGCTGATAAGACTAGACAGAGAAATAAGTTCCAAAATTTGTAGTTTGCTGAAAATAATCTCATCCTCTGTATGATCAACTCCATCGCTTGTCACTATTTCTGTCATCTTATTGCAACTATGTACTGTCATTTTGGTTAGTTGCACCATAGTCTTGGCTGTAGACGCTGTTATCAAGTTTACCAATCCTTCACAGTTACTCACTTCAAGAGTTGCTAGATTTGGGAAAGATGATGACGATGGTACTATGTTGGTCAAACTGTTACAACCGTTTACACTCAGAGTCTCAAGATGCTGAAGAACTGGTTTCAGTATGGAGTCTTCGTCCCATATCTGCTTCAAATTATCAACAGTGGATAGCTTTAAATTTTTCACCAATGTAAATACTTCACATGAGAATAGCTCTTCTAAATTACTAGATTCTACAACAATTGTTTCCACATAATGCACTGTTTTAAGGAAACCAATGAGAAAAAGTTGTGATACGTTTTGCAAGTTGCTCAAAGTAAGAACTTTGAGTTTAGAAAAGTGCTGAAATGAAAATTGACCATGTCGTATGGCGATCAAATCCTTGTGCTCTAAAGTCAACTCCTCCAAGTTGGGACTCATCTGAGGAGAAGAAATAGATTGTTAAACCAATGAATTTTGGTTTACAGATACATACTTGAGTTGCTTTAAAAACCATAAATCTTAAATTACAACATTAATTgaaacttaataaaaaaaaaaagaaataattaagtagtcaataattaaaataatgatgAAATGTCTAAATACATGTGAAATGATAAAAGTATCCTtcattaacaaaaaaaattaagataattataTTTTCCTAGAAAAAATCCTTttacaagaaatttaaaaaaaaaaaattcaaaatttatttaccaAGCAAATTTTTTCCAagacaaaatatttcaatttttttcctAAACCAAAAAAAGCATTTATCACAGAATAAAAATTTTCCaagaaattttcttttaaaaatttatgcTCCGTTAGTTCCGAAACTTTTatgataattttattgattatatTAGTTAATGTTTTTTTAGTAATATCCAAATATTaaagatattttaattatttcgtaAGTTTATCTTCATTTCTATTATAAATGATTATTTaaagataataataaaaaaatatataaattaagataaaaactattttataaacacataatttaaatatatattaaaataaaattagcatataatttaagtcaaaattagGATTGATTAAAACTCTTTTTATAaacatattatttaaataaaaatgaaaatagaaTGGTAATAAATTAACatattgataaaatattattaattagatttcattttgatttttaaattaaatattaatgcgGAGCAATTtcctattaaatattaataaaatatttctccTAATGTGAATGTAATTAAAAAGTAGGAGCAATTTCTGAAATTTATATTATAGAAATGAAAAAGAGAATTTtgagggggaaaaaaaaaattcaactaatgAGTTACATAGAAAGAGGAGGAAAGGAACTTACCTTTTCCAACAATAGAAGGGGCTGTTGAATTGGAATGCTGTGTTGGCCCTCTTCATGTACTTCTTCCAGACCAAATTTCCTTACTTTGCGACAATTACGAACTTCCAAAC is a window encoding:
- the LOC110653655 gene encoding uncharacterized protein LOC110653655, with product MVLDIFISIFTEVIKEPIMEFIVVPIKRHISYPFIYKSKVETLHREAEQLKNKRLKLQQSVDEATRKGEEIYESVNKWMIDAGKAIEEAEEFIQGEEQAKKRCFVGLCPDLKTRYLLSKKAEKKALAIDKLRNEGDLDSISFRPRLLQIVASSVYNREALNSRVLFLKQVMDALRDPNLNMIGVYGMGGVGKTTLAKEVHRQAIEEKLFDVVVMVAVNQTPELRRIQSEIADVLGLTFDVVEIPGRANRLYERLKKEKKVLIILDDIWKQLDLKAVGIPFGDVCRGCKILLTSRSQDVLSREMRTQKEFRLDVLQDEEARSLFEMTLADAKDSELPPIAAEVAKKCAGLPLLLLTVATDLRNKESYAWNDKLKQLSVFDNEEIYAKVHSVLESSYNDLPGNEVKSFFLLCGLLGLSNIPIRSLLKYVMGLSLFKHTSPVKEARNKVYTLIDTLKAKCLLIDGDKYGFVKIHDVVRDTALSIASREQHAFIGTSGSELMEWPNKDSARISLPYCDIEDLPEGWECPKAELLLLFTEVLSLGIPDLFFKGIRNLEVVDFTGMRFVSLPSSLAFLSNLHTLCLHRCQLDDIAIIGVLKQLRVLSFANSYIVELPRQIEELTRLKLLDVSDCSKLKMIPASALSKLSQLEALYMSNSFDQWEADGIRNQGNASLAELEYLSHLMTLEIQILDAKILPKRLFSNGLQSYRILIGYGWDWNGNYETSRMLKLKLKTSIHSEYGVKVLLRETEVLYLDEVRGAENVLYDIDGDGFPQLKHLHVQNNTVIQHIINSTKWAACDAFPILESLILENLMNLEKICHGQLAAGSFNKLEILKVRNCNRLTNLFSLSTARCLLQLRVMEVRSCPNMEAIVIDEDQDSNEEVVEFNQLRSLKLDDLPHLRSFRSKIKMAPPGIESRHKQILTADETAFEEFLSEGEHGAQSSLFNRMVSFPNLEDLQLDSVTCEKIWHDQLSATYSNLKSLRVCDCNKLKYLFTTSIVKSLLHLKKLNIGACRSMKEIILTKESIEEEDERVNKIIFPKLDALTLWKLPNLIRFCSGYQIEFQSLRDLDIRRCGALMCLVPSVPHTDMMAKQVYTGTNHNTEIQSLFNEMVAFSNLENLRLGQMNDMKSIWHSQFAADSFCKLKSLKIDCSKLMTVFPSNVLERFQRLEELNLQNCNSLQEIYQLEGSNVIEAFALRKLSIQSLPSLKHVWRKDPQGVFTFQNLKSVEVSNCDVLKNLFPASIAESLLQLENLTIIECGVEEIVAKPENVEPAPYYCFKFPRLTSLKLIELSELRSFYPGTHISEWQKLKCLEVRNCRKVRKFGLEEVHEEGQHSIPIQQPLLLLEKMSPNLEELTLEHKDLIAIRHGQFSFQHFSKLKVLTLSNLQNVSQLFLIGFLKTVHYVETIVVESSNLEELFSCEVFTLVKNLKLSTVDNLKQIWDEDSILKPVLQHLETLSVNGCNSLTNIVPSSSSFPNLATLEVSNCEGLVNLITASTAKTMVQLTKMTVHSCNKMTEIVTSDGVDHTEDEIIFSKLQILELISLSSLISFCSGNHAFNFPSLENVTVDQCLHMKIFSFGVLNTPKLRGIRLQNQQHWEGNLNATIESSLSMTYFQASKFPALWHGGIQGRLFYNVQSLTVDQCAISDIPVPANLLQFLNKLKSLQVEYCDSAEIVFDLEGLSVDDGHTKLLPQLSKLHLANMPMLRHLWNKDPLGILEFNKLRLLHVENCNSLKHIFTWSTALCLKQLEEIKLSNCNTIEEIIEKEGPEEATSSADKMILPSLKFIKLECLPKFSSFYSGSSNLECLSLKKLSIYECPSMKNVFGTLLRLHRPNTNDERREQRLDNEGFDTLLTTPFYHKMFPNLEELSLDKKSAITILQSQFPTDFFSQVKVLRLRCFPNKSLVPLFSLLPGFPNLQNLVVLHSSLKQLFPFEGFVGDQEDITALPRIRALKLKNLDDLKNVWESDCQLHNPLFQSLEDLEIESCGNLIFLVPSSASFRNLKALKVSECNALINIVASSTAKSMVQLETLTVESCNMLTEIVGGDQGVGIGSTDEIVFSKMKTLQLEDLQSLTSFCLGSYTFKFPSLKQLTVRKCPKLRIFTAGVSSTPKLHGVLAGWYDDRKWHCEGNLNATIEQLYMKYVAFELICEVQLSNFPMLKEKWHGQFPFKNLKHLRKLVVDDCAFFSNAVSSNLLRYLFLSKMKNKLVVERCDSVEELFDLEGLNADEGDVGLLKYLNELRLIDLPRLRHVWNDDPQGILSFKNLKKLQVQNCSSLTNIFTLSMASGLVNLQHMELKRCCLVEHIITKEAEEEIAKDKIMFPSMKSISLEFLPNLSSFYSARDFLKCPSLKRIDMVGCPNMELLASKFCEEQDLSMIAEGNEAGIHNGDFVFSIAASSGGKVAIPSLEELRVEYNTMKDMWSQADLLSGLKGIELTCFSNDSTLLPSYFFQILPNLEKLVLSDASFEEIIFHEEVISEETRAGLVKLKELKLSKLPRLKHLMDAKLLTVFQYLETLEVLECGRLEILVPSSVSLQNLKTLEVSNCHGLVNLISSSTARSLERLRKMKIEECGLIQEIIVTEADKDEEEKICFGQLKCLELQHLPSLSSFCSGNSTFSFPSLEEVIIIECPNMKIFAQEVLSAPKLWRVQTGEPKYKCEWEWDWERKYRNFSKKKYLCEWEWEGSLNNTIQSLFVEMKAKETGIGQCSYAKA